The following are from one region of the Oncorhynchus masou masou isolate Uvic2021 chromosome 24, UVic_Omas_1.1, whole genome shotgun sequence genome:
- the LOC135511677 gene encoding homeobox protein EMX2 isoform X1, whose protein sequence is MFQPTPKRCFTIESLVAKDNPLPVSRSEEPIRPAALSYANSSQMNPFLNGFHSSGRGVYSNPDLVFAEAVSHHNNSGVPVHSVPPPHALAHPLSSSHSPHPLFASQQRDPSTFYPWLIHRYRYLGHRFQGNETSPESFLLHNALARKPKRIRTAFSPSQLLRLEHAFEKNHYVVGAERKQLAHTLSLTETQVKVWFQNRRTKFKRQKLEEEGSDSQQKKKGTHHINRWRLATKQGSGSPEEIDVTSDD, encoded by the exons ATGTTTCAACCTACACCGAAGAGGTGTTTTACCATAGAATCGTTGGTAGCGAAGGATAATCCTCTACCAGTTTCGAGGTCAGAGGAACCCATACGACCAGCGGCTCTGAGCTATGCAAACTCCAGCCAGATGAATCCATTTCTGAACGGGTTTCATTCCAGCGGCAGGGGCGTCTACTCTAATCCGGACTTGGTGTTTGCTGAGGCGGTCTCACATCATAACAACTCCGGTGTCCCAGTTCATTCGGTGCCTCCTCCACACGCTTTGGCTCACCCACTTTCGTCCTCGCATAGTCCGCACCCTCTTTTTGCCAGCCAGCAAAGGGACCCCTCTACTTTTTACCCATGGCTAATACATAGATATAGGTACTTGGGTCACAGATTCCAAG GTAACGAAACAAGCCCGGAGAGCTTCCTTTTGCACAATGCATTGGCCAGAAAGCCCAAAAGAATTCGGACAGCTTTTTCACCTTCGCAACTTCTGCGGCTTGAGCACGCATTTGAAAAAAACCATTACGTCGTAGGTGCAGAACGAAAACAGCTTGCGCACACCCTTAGCCTCACAGAAACTCAG GTAAAAGTGTGGTTTCAGAACCGAAGAACCAAGTTCAAACGGCAAAagttggaggaggagggttcAGATTCGCAACAGAAGAAGAAGGGGACCCATCACATAAACCGATGGAGACTTGCAACAAAACAAGGATCGGGAAGTCCCGAGGAAATTGACGTCACTTCAGACGATTAA
- the LOC135511677 gene encoding homeobox protein EMX2 isoform X2, whose translation MFQPTPKRCFTIESLVAKDNPLPVSRSEEPIRPAALSYANSSQMNPFLNGFHSSGRGVYSNPDLVFAEAVSHHNNSGVPVHSVPPPHALAHPLSSSHSPHPLFASQQRDPSTFYPWLIHRYRYLGHRFQGKSVVSEPKNQVQTAKVGGGGFRFATEEEGDPSHKPMETCNKTRIGKSRGN comes from the exons ATGTTTCAACCTACACCGAAGAGGTGTTTTACCATAGAATCGTTGGTAGCGAAGGATAATCCTCTACCAGTTTCGAGGTCAGAGGAACCCATACGACCAGCGGCTCTGAGCTATGCAAACTCCAGCCAGATGAATCCATTTCTGAACGGGTTTCATTCCAGCGGCAGGGGCGTCTACTCTAATCCGGACTTGGTGTTTGCTGAGGCGGTCTCACATCATAACAACTCCGGTGTCCCAGTTCATTCGGTGCCTCCTCCACACGCTTTGGCTCACCCACTTTCGTCCTCGCATAGTCCGCACCCTCTTTTTGCCAGCCAGCAAAGGGACCCCTCTACTTTTTACCCATGGCTAATACATAGATATAGGTACTTGGGTCACAGATTCCAAG GTAAAAGTGTGGTTTCAGAACCGAAGAACCAAGTTCAAACGGCAAAagttggaggaggagggttcAGATTCGCAACAGAAGAAGAAGGGGACCCATCACATAAACCGATGGAGACTTGCAACAAAACAAGGATCGGGAAGTCCCGAGGAAATTGA